GAGGGCGTCCCCACTGCTTGGCTCCGCGCTGCCGGCTCCCCTTCCCTGGCTTGCCTGCCGCcggcggggggcgcggggcgggcggcCTCCGGTAACCCGTGCCTCTCGTGGCAGCCATGTACTCGGTTGAGATCACGGTGGAGAAGGACAAGGTGACTGGGGAGACCCGGGTGCTGTCCAGCACCACCCTGCTCCCTCGGGAGCCGCTCCCTCAGGGCATCAAGGTCTACGAAGACGAGACCAAAGGTATGcagcccccatcccccaccccaccccacccccttcccccgaCCTGAGCCAGAGCGTGACTGCCTCCATGATCGGCACAGACGCTGTTCAGGGCAGGGTCCCATGGCCATAGCCCGCTATTGGCGTAGAGGCCGTTCCCAGCGGGACCTGCAGCCCCGTCTTTCATCCACTCCAGGAACCCGTCCTCAAGCTTGGCTGAGCGCCGGGTcctgggctgggctctgggacTTGAACCAGAGTGGAATTTAGCTCTGTCCTAGGAGAGCCTTGCAGCCTGAGGTTCACAAAAATTTGAATAAGTTTTGTTTCCATGACGGTGACGAAATCCCCAGAGATACACAGGGGGCCTTGGGAGGTTCTAGCAGGATAGGGAGGGGGCGGGGTGTGCGGTGGCTCCTCAGAGGAAGTGAGCAGGAGCTCACTGAATGCACAGCAGTGGCAAGGAAAGTGTGTCTCGCAGAGGccacagcatgtgcaaaggccctgtggtgggatGGGGTTCGCTGGACTGGAGGAACTGAAGGGAGCCTGTGAggctggtggggggtggagggaggggtcaGGTGAAGCCCTGGAGGGAGGGGCGAGCAGGGGGCTTGGTGCTGAGATCTGGTTTGGTTTTTGGGGTTCCCTCTGGCAGCTGAGAGGGGAACAGGGTAGGAGAGACACCCACAAGGAAACCTGACTGGGAGGAGCAGGGCGACCTTAGTCCAAAGCCCCAgggtctctgtctgtctctctatctctgcctgtaTATAATTCACACATAGAaaagtcattcttttttgtttttaggtaagtaaaactttcacttaAACTGTGTTATCCATCAGTATTTGGACGGCGGTTTTATAAGTAGTTTGGCTTTGAAACGTTGGTCGTTTGGGGCCTGGCCTGCCAGGGTAGTTTATAAGCAAACCTAGGGAGCGCAAAGCTGCGACGGCAGGGGAAGGAGACAAGCCCACGTTAGTTAAAATACGCTGTAAGAAGACATTAAAAAGGTACATTGAAAATGAAGGCAAACGTCTGCTTTCTTCACGCAGTGGTGCTCGCGGAGACGACACCCAAGCCACGACAGTTATAGCGCCCGCTGCGGAGTCCATTAGCAAGGCCTCAAACGCCGTCTTTACAAGAAAACGGAGCGGGAGGGCCCAGAACGCGCGATTCAGTGTTCGGTTCAGTGGGTTTTCGCTTACTCACCAGGTTGTGCCCTctcactaattccagaacatttttccTCCCCAAACAGAATCTCCGTCACTTCCTATCCCCACCAGAGCGTCCACTAACCCCCTTCCCGCCCGTGGATTAGCCTGGTCGGGGCGTGTCACACGCGTGGACTCATACCCCATGGGGCCTTCTGTGTCTGGTCCCCTCCCTGAGCGTCGTGAGCCGGCGTCCGTCCACGTCCATCGTTTGTGACCAAATAATACCCCGTTGTTTGGATGGTCACATTGTGTTTGTCCAGTCATCAGCTGATGGGTGTCTGGGATGTTTCCACCTTCTGGGTTTAGAACGCTATACACGTCTTTCTAGGGGCATGTGTTTTCGGTTCTCTGGGTGGTGTCTAGGCGTGGGGTCTCTGGGTCGCGTGGGATTCTGTGTTTAACCATGAGGGACTGCTGTCTTCTGCAGCCGTGGTCCGCCCCCTCCCACCAGCTGTGTGTGAGGGTCCCCGTCTCCCCACATCCTCAGCAACATCGTTACTATCTTTAAGTCGTCATCACCACCGTAGGCACCGTGCTGGTTGTCTGTGATGGCTCACCGTGGGTTTGGTTCCCAGAGCCTCATGTTCCTAGAGGCTGGCGGATCTCTGCAGCATCCAGGATGCTTTGCAGGGGGCCTTGTGTCAGCCATGGTTGGGGACATAGACCTGAGTGGTACCCCGGTTCCAGctctcactagctgtgtgaccctggacaagtctCGCTGCCTCACCTCCTGCGCAAGAATGACCCTGTGGGGCTAGAGGCAGAGGGCTCCGCCACTCAGTGCAGCCCGGCCCAGCCCTAGGGGACTCTGGACCCGCCAGACTGGAGTCTGGTTGCTTAGCAATGGGAAGGTGATCCATTTCCATGGCAGCCGAGGGCTCGGGTTCCTATTTGGGGGCAGTGGTCAGGGGGAAACACTCAGCCTGAGTAATCTGGGGACACTCAGTAATCTGGGGACACCCCACCCTCTGGGCCTCCAGCCTGGAGTCGCTGCAAAGCCTTGAGGTACGGACACCCCTCCCCAGGGCTTTGGAAACTGAAACGGAAAGCGCTTTCCTTCTGGCCAGCAGCCAGGAACTGGAGCCCTGACCCTTGGCCCAGGAGGAGGCAAGCCCCGAGGGCCGGtgtgtccctccctcccacaggcGGGCGGCTGTGCTTCTAGGAGTTTGCTGGGCTGGTGTCAGAGCGTGGCCAGTACTCCCGCAGGGGCTCAAACCCGGCCCCCGGGACACGGCAGATCAGACCCCATGGGGCAGCTGGAGAGGTCTGGAAAAGACATTGAGCAAGATTCCTTGCTCACATTGACCTGCCTAGGGGAGACCGTGAGGAACGTTAGGAAGTTTCTATCTTATGCCCTGTGTTCCAGGACTGGAGTCCCTTTCCTCCccacatttaaaaatacctttctcCATGAACCTTGGCTTCGAGACAGGCGGTCAGCGTGGGAATTATAAAGTGCTTACCTGTGAAGGGaaggccagggcgcctgggtggctcagtgggttaggcctctgccttgggctaaggtcatgatcccggagtcctgggatcgagcagaCTCTCTgtgcggcagggagcctgcttccccccgcctccccgtctgcctctctgcctacttgcgatctctctctctgtcagataaataaataaagtcttaaacaaataaaaagagaaggcCATCACTGGTTCCACTGGTTCCACGCCTGCAGCGTGTTTCCGAGGGAACAGGACACGGAGTGACCAAGCTAAACCACAGGGACCCGAGGAAGGAAGCTGTCCCAGTCCCCGAAATTCCTCGCGGAGGGAGATACACTTAGCTCCGGAGACAGAGCAGCGGCCCGGCCTGGCCAGCTGTGTGCCCATAGGCTGGCTGCGGCCTTTTCCCCGGCTGGGCCTTCTtcgcagtgggagaagcagactgggTCTGCTGGGGGGCGGCACGGGACGCAGTTGCGGGCAATGTGGAAATGGCACAAAACGCGGCTTACACAGTCCCCGATCTGGATTCCAGTCCCCCTGGTCTCTGACCGGCGCCCGGGCCTGGACACTGCCCTCTGTGGCGCTTGGGGGGCAGCTGGTTTTAAAGGTGTGACTCAGCTTCTCATTTCTTTCAGCCTGGAGGGTGGCCCGCTGCCTCGCCAGGCCCCCGCCTCCGAGAgcccgctcactctctctctctgtctctcccgcCCCCGCAGTGGTCCACGCTGTGGACGGGACCGCGGAGAACGGGATCCACCCGCTGAGCTCCTCCGAGGTCGATGAGCTCCTTCACAAGGCGGACGAGGTCACGCTGAGCGAGGCCGGGTCCACGGCTGGGACGGCGGAGACCCGGGGGGTGTCCAAGGAGCCTGCGCAGACCACGCCGTCCAGGCGGGAGATCACCGGAGTGCAGGCGCAGCCGGGAGAGGCCACGTCCGGCCCCCCGGGCATCCAGCCCGGCCAGGAGCCCCCGGTCACCATGATCTTCATGGGTTACCAGAACGTGGAGGACGAGGCCGAGAGCCAGAAGGTGCTGGGTCTTCAGGACACCATCACGGCCGAGCTGGTGGTCATCGAGGACGCGGCGGAGCCCAAGGAGCCCGCCCCGCCCAACGGCAGCGCCGCggagccccccgccgccgccggctccagggaggagaATCAGGTGGGGCCCGAGGCCCCCGCCAGCGACCCCCAGGACCTCGACACGAAGAAGCAGCGCTGTAAATGCTGCTCCATCATGTGAGCCCCCCGGCCCCCGGTCCCCGGCCCCGCCCTCCATGCCAGCCCCCCACCTGCCCGGCCCCGGCGTCCGCCCCCCTCCACCCGCGGTCATGGGCCCCAGGACGCGTGGTTGTCACATGTTCCTTCTGAGGTGTTTCtgttggagagagagggacaggggtCCCCCAGCCCATCACCGCCCCGACACCCCCAAACCACTGAGCCGTGCACCTACGTCTGGTAGGAGAGACATGGACAGACCCGCTTTCCCCGAAGTGAAGGGCACCCCCACGTCACGGCAGCTCCACGAAACGGCCCCAGCCCCAGCGGTCCTGGCCGGGGTGACCGGGGGCCTCGACGCAGCCCCGGGCCGGCCAGCCACCCTCTGGGCCTCCTGCCTGTGCCTTCCTGCCACCTCCAATGAGGTCCCCGAGGAGATGTCCTGCCGGAGAGGGACCCGGAGAGCCGAGGGTTCCTGGGACGTGCTCTGTCCCCGCTTAGCCCCTGGGAGTGGGGCTTCCCGGCCAAAGCTCTGGTGTCCATAGCTTGGACAGTTGGGGTAAGGCCATGCCTCTCTGGGGAGTCTCGGTCGGAGGTCAGGTTCGAGGTCGTGGAGAGGAGCGAGGCCCCTCTAGGCATCCCCAGCCTGATgcgccccttcccccagccctctTGGGGCGTGGCCAGTGGGCGATGGAGCCTGGGAAGGGAGAGCCCCCCCCAACATCCCCCCCAGGCAGGAGGGGTCCGTGACCCCCGCACTGTGTCCTGCAGGCCGGGCCCTTAGAGCCGCCCTTGCATAAGGCAGGCCCCCGTGAGCCACTTCCTGTCCTAGCTCCGACTCCCACTgggccctccttcctcctggtGCTAATTTGGGgaccctgggggggcggcccagGACCTGCTTGGACCAGGGCGCTGGGTCCCTCCAGCCGTACCCAGAGATCAGCTCCACTGGCCTTGGCACATTGCGGGCAGCAGTGGGCGCACGTGGCCCGGGCAGGGGGCTTCCTCAGCAGAGTCCCCTGCGCTGCCGCGCCCGACATGAGCCTGTCCCCCTCTGgctgggaggggtgaggggttCCCCCCAGGATGCAGCCACACTCGCCCCCAGCGGCATGTCTGTGCACACGTTCACAGACCCACACCTGTGGGCTGTGGCCCGTGAGGCCCCATCTCGGCCCGTCCCCCGGGGCCTCCCGCCTGGTGCCAAGGGCAGGCACAGGGCCCACCTTCGGCCGCAGCCTGGACCCCGACTCAGCTCTGCCCCTCGGTGGCAGGGGGGGAGGCCATCTCTGAGGTGACCCTGGGCAGTGGCCGTGGGACCCCCTCCTCCCTGAGTCCCTGAGCTGTGAGCGCCCGCGGAAGTGCCCCTCTGCTTTGACGTGTGACAAGGCCCTGACGTTCTTGACTTTCCCAGAGAAGCAAATAAACCGTGTGAACAGCCCCCGGCCCGCAGTCCTTGGCTTTCACCCAGGTGGGAGGGTGTGGCCGGGCCAGGGGTGCGGCCCCCTGAGGGCGGCCCGGCCGGGAAAGGGGCCCCCCcccagctggcttctccctccgTCCGCAGCCCCCGGGCTCCTCGGGCTCACCCTAGTGCCGGGGCGGGGAGCGTCGGTGGGCGCCCACCTGTCCCGGTGCCCATCTGAGCAGCACCTGGGCAGGTGAGGCCTGGGGGTAAGGGGGACCCGGCGGGGACAGCGCTGGCCCTCCGCTCACTTCCCTGACCCACCCCGCCACCGCGGCCCCTTGCTGGATTCCCGGCTTTCCCCCAGCTCTGCGGAGAAACCAGTCCCTGCGAAACGGGGCACGGCCGGGGGACAGTTTGCAGTGGCTGCTGTCCCCGATTCTGTCTCCCCCGCTGAGCTTGGATGTTCTCTGccctctccgtgcctcagtttgcCTCTCTGTACCATGGGCTTCGTGAACCCTGAGAGGGCGGCTGCCCCACCCCGGGGGCAGGGTGGTTGTCCTTGTCTCCACCACTGTCCCAGTGAGCGGGGTGACCCGGTCTCTGCCCTTTGGGGCTGCGGTTTCCCTGTATAAGCGACAGGGCGGAGTGGACAGGATGGAGGGCTCCAGAGCAAATTCGTCCTCCCATTTGATGAAAGAGGAGACGGAGGGTCAGAGGGTCCCCAGAGCCAGCCATGAGGCAGTCAGGACAGAGCCCTAGGGCAGAGGATGAGGGTCCCGTTCACAGCGTGTGTGACCCTCTCCTGTCCCTGCTGTGGACTGGCCGCTGGGCCGCTGGTCTACTCCCCGGAGAGGCTGGGCTTCTGCAGTCTTGATGGAGAATCAGGCAGGACCCCCTGCCACCGCGAGCCTCGGTACCCGTCCATCCGTGGGGCCTGGGCTTTGCCCATCCTGCTAACGTTTTCTGGCACTTTTGATGTCCTCATTTGGTCTTTTATGGAGAGGTGGCCGGGGGGACCTTCCCAGCCCTGTAATGTCCCCATCTCAGAGGAGAGAACAGGCTCAGGGAGGCTTAgtggggtttgaatccaggcccAGCAGGACCTCTCATGCCGCCCCCCCAGACCAGCAGCCGGGACCTGCACCCAAAAGGGATCTCGGGAGTAGTAGCCCCACAGGATGGGCTGAGCCAGGTGGCACGGGGACAGGGGGCTGGACGGGCCCCACTGTGGGACTCTGGGCAGTGACACCCCCTCTCTGGGGTCCTGGAGAGCCTGGCAGCCGCAAGAAAGGGACCTCTGTGAGTTCTGGCTCTGCGGGACTGGAGGCCCTGCAGGCCGAGGCACGGCGGGGCCATGGGCATGCTGCCCGCCCTCCGCCCTGCCTGGGTGTcgtctttctccttcctcctctgg
The sequence above is a segment of the Meles meles chromosome 20, mMelMel3.1 paternal haplotype, whole genome shotgun sequence genome. Coding sequences within it:
- the PALM gene encoding paralemmin-1 isoform X2, whose translation is MEVLAAETTSQQERLQAIAEKRKRQAEAEAKRRQLEDDRRQLQHLKSKALRERWLLEGTPPAASEGDEGLRRQMQEDEQRARLLEESICRLQKEIEVLEGAGPPAAAAGERPAAPSPAKDQKADVVLESQQAPVGTPKEKRVSNTPVRPVEGSTLMKAVVHAVDGTAENGIHPLSSSEVDELLHKADEVTLSEAGSTAGTAETRGVSKEPAQTTPSRREITGVQAQPGEATSGPPGIQPGQEPPVTMIFMGYQNVEDEAESQKVLGLQDTITAELVVIEDAAEPKEPAPPNGSAAEPPAAAGSREENQVGPEAPASDPQDLDTKKQRCKCCSIM
- the PALM gene encoding paralemmin-1 isoform X1; its protein translation is MEVLAAETTSQQERLQAIAEKRKRQAEAEAKRRQLEDDRRQLQHLKSKALRERWLLEGTPPAASEGDEGLRRQMQEDEQRARLLEESICRLQKEIEVLEGAGPPAAAAGERPAAPSPAKDQKADVVLESQQAPVGTPKEKRVSNTPVRPVEGSTLMKAAMYSVEITVEKDKVTGETRVLSSTTLLPREPLPQGIKVYEDETKVVHAVDGTAENGIHPLSSSEVDELLHKADEVTLSEAGSTAGTAETRGVSKEPAQTTPSRREITGVQAQPGEATSGPPGIQPGQEPPVTMIFMGYQNVEDEAESQKVLGLQDTITAELVVIEDAAEPKEPAPPNGSAAEPPAAAGSREENQVGPEAPASDPQDLDTKKQRCKCCSIM